The following nucleotide sequence is from Mycobacterium sp. 3519A.
GATGCCAAGCGCTGAGTACATGCGGGCCCGCATGTTCTCCACGCCGATCTGGTAGGTCAGCTCGATGACGCCGTCATCGCCGAAACGCCGCCGAAGATCGTCGACCTGCTCGTCGGTGATGGTGTGTGGATCGGTCGTCATCGCGTTGGCGTAGGCGATCGCGGCGCGCTCGTCGTCGGTGAAACGCGGTGACGTCGCGTAGTTGTCGATGTCCTTCAGGCGGTCGACGTCGAGGCCGTCGAGCCGCTGCAGCATCGACCCGAAGTCGACACACCACGAGCAGCCGACGGTGCGGGCGGTCCAGAACACCGCCAACTCCCGGACACTGGCGGGCAGCTTCTTCGACCCGGACTGCAGCAGCGTCTCGTGCACGGCGTTGGCCACCAGCAGGCGGGGGTGATGCGCCGCGACGGTGAACGGTTCTGGCACCTCGCCGAAGCGGCGCCTGGCGAACCGGTACATGACGCGGGTCAGCAGGCCGGCCTGCTTGGGCGCGACGGGAGCGATGCGGGTTTTCTGTGTCATACCCGTTAGACGAGATAGCGCCGCGATATGTGACATCGCTGGTAACGACTCTGCCCGGCCGCCGATAATTCAGATGAGTGAGATCAAGTCTGGCCAGGCATCGGACTTGGGCGGACACGCTGGGAGTTGACCTCCTCTTTTCCTGATGGTGTCAAGGAGACGAGGAGTGGTGGATGAACATCAAGCAGGTGGTGGCGCAGGGCTCGATCGCGGCTGTGCTTGCGGTGGGCGCGATCGGGGCGGCCCCCGCAGCGGGCGCGGACCCCGACTGGGACTGGCATCCTCGCGACGAGTGGGTGTGGAACAACTGGAACGGCAACGACTGGAACCAGTGGTGGCGGGTCAACAAGTGGCGCAACGACGACCGCCCGCCCTGGGGCTGGGGCGGGCCGCCTGCCGTGTACTGGCGCGGCGGGATACCGCACGACCTGGACTACTGTGTAGCGATTTGGGTGTGACGAGTCGCGGACAGCGCGACCGTACACACCGAAATCGCTAACGCGCGAACATCAGTGCGCGCTTGACCTCCTGGATGGCCTGCGTCACCTGGATGCCGCGCGGGCAGGACTCCGTGCAGTTGAACGTCGTGCGGCAGCGCCACACGCCGTCCACCTCGTTGAGGATGTCCAGTCGCTCGGCGGCGCCCTCGTCGCGGCTGTCGAAGATGAACCGGTGCGCGTTGACTATCGCGGCCGGCCCGAAATACGAACCCTCGCTCCAGTACACCGGGCAGCTGGTGGTGCAGCACGCGCACAGGATGCACTTGGTGGTGTCGTCGTAGCGCATCCGGTCGGTCTGGCTCTGAATGCGTTCGCGGGTGGGCGGATTGCCGCTGGTGATCAGGAACGGTTTGACGGCGCGGTAGGCGTCGAAGAACGGCTCCATGTTGACCACGAGGTCCTTCTCGACGGGCAGCCCACGAATCGGCTCGATCGTGATGGTGAGCTGCTTGCCGGGCTTCTTCGGCAGCATGTCGCGCATCAGCACCTTGCACGCCAACCGGTTCACGCCGTTGATCCGCATCGCGTCGGACCCGCACACGCCGTGGGCGCACGACCGCCGGAACGTCAGCGTGCCGTCCAGATACCACTTCACGTAGTGCAGCAGGTTGAGCAACCGGTCGGTGGGCAGGCACGGGACGCGGAAGCTCTGCCAACCGGCGGCGTCGGGGTCCTCCGGGTTGAAGCGGGCGATCTTCAGCGTGATCATCACCGCACCCTCGGGCACCGGCGGTGCGGCGCCCTCCGTGGTGTCGACAGCTGGTGCGCTCATATCAGTACTTCCGTTCCATCGGCTCGTACCGCGTCATCACCACCGGCTTGTAGTCCAGCCGGATGTCGGACAGCAGCTCGCTGCCCTCCTTGTAGGCCATGGTGTGCCGCATGTAGTTGGTGTCGTCGCGGTTCGGGTAGTCCTCGCGGGCGTGTCCGCCGCGAGATTCCTTGCGGTTCAACGCGCCGACGACCGTCACCTCGGCGAGCTCGAGCAGGAAGCCCAGCTCGATCGCCTCGAGTAGGTCGCTGTTGTAACGCTTGCCCTTGTCGTGCACCGTGATTCGGGCATATCGCTCCTTGAGCGCGTGAATGTCCGTCAACGCCTGCTTCAACGTCTCCTCGGTGCGGAACACTGCGGCGTTGTTGTCCATCGACTGCTGCAGGGCGGTGCGGATGTCGGCGACGCGCTCGTTGCCGTGCTCGCTCAAGATGTCGCCCACCCAGCTGACCACCATGCCCGCCGGATCCGACGGCAGGTCGACGTGGTCATGGCCCAGCGCGTAATTCGACGCCGCGATGCCTGCCCGGCGGCCGAACACGTTGATGTCCAACAGTGAATTCGTGCCCAGCCGGTTGGCGCCGTGCACTGAGACGCAGGCGCATTCGCCCGCCGCGTACAGACCGGGCAGCGGTGTGGTGTTGTCGCGCAACACCTGTCCGCTCACCGTCGTCGGGATGCCGCCCATCACGTAGTGACACGTGGGGTACACCGGCACCAGTTCCTTGACCGGGTCGACGCCAAGGTAGGTGCGGGCGAACTCGGTGATGTCGGGCAGTTTGGTGTTGAGTACGTCCTCGCCGAGATGGCGGACGTCGATGTAGACGTAATCCTTGTGCGGGCCTGCGCCGCGGCCCTCGAGCACCTCGCGCACCATCGAGCGGGCGACGATGTCGCGTGGCGCCAGGTCTTTGATGGTCGGGGCGTAGCGTTCCATGAACCGCTCGCCCTCGGAGTTGAGCAGGATGCCGCCCTCGCCGCGCACCGCCTCGGAGATCAGAATGCCAAGGCCCGCAAGGCCTGTCGGATGGAACTGGTGAAATTCCATGTCCTCCAACGGAAGTCCTTTGCGGAACACGATGCCGAGGCCGTCGCCGGTCAGCGTGTGCGCGTTGGAGGTGGTCTTGTACATCCGGCCCGATCCGCCGGTGGCGAGCACGATCGCCTTGGCGTGGAAGACGTGGATGTCGCCCGTTGCCAGTTCGTAGGCGATGACGCCGGTGGCGACGGGGCCCGCGGCGGTCTCCGTGAGCGCCAGGTCCAGTGCGTAGAACTCGTTGAAGAACTGGACGTCGTGCTTGACGCAGTTTTGGTACAGCGTCTGCAGGATCATGTGGCCGGTGCGGTCGGCGGCGTAACAGGCCCGCCGCACGGGCGCCTTGCCGTGGTCGCGGGTGTGCCCGCCGAACCGGCGCTGGTCGATGCGGCCCTCAGGGGTGCGGTTGAACGGCATCCCCATCTTCTCGAGGTCGAGCACCGCGTCGATGGCTTCCTTGCACATGATCTCGACCGCGTCCTGGTCGGCGAGGTAGTCGCCGCCCTTGACGGTGTCGAAGGTGTGCCACTCCCAGTTGTCCTCTTCGACGTTGGCCAGCGCGGCACACATCCCGCCCTGCGCCGCGCCGGTATGCGAACGCGTCGGGTACAGCTTGGTCAGCACCGCGGTGCGCACGCGCGGACCCGCCTCGACGGCCGCGCGCATACCCGCGCCGCCTGCGCCGACGATGACGACGTCGTAGCGATGTTCAATCAGCATTGATCAGCTCCCCGTCACGAGATGTTCGCGTCGAAGGTCACCAGCACATAGGTGCCCAGCACCAACGTGAAACCTGTCACCAGCAACAACAGCGAATTCAGATAGAACTTGGTGATGTTCTTGCGGGCGTAGTCGCCGATGATGGTGCGCATCCCGTTGGCGCCGTGCACCATCGCGAGCCACAGCAGCGCCATGTCCCAGATCTGCCAGAACGGCGACGCCCAGCGCTGCGCCACGTAATTGAAGTCGATGCGGTACACGCCGCCGTCCCAGACGAGCCCGATGAACAGGTGGCCCAGCGCGAGCACCACCAGCGCGACGCCGGAGAACCGCATGAACAGCCACGCGTACTTCTCGAAGTACGGGATGCCCCGCGGGCGACGCGGCGCGCGTGGGTGGTCGAGGCTGGCCGGCCGGTCGTGCTCTTTCTCCTGAACGGGAGCCAGGCGGCCCTCGCGGTGGTGAGGGGTCCAGGTCGTCCCCGATGTGTCGGTCATAGGAATCGCTCCGCCATGTGCATGCCGATGACGCCGAGCGTCGGGATCATCACGGCGAGCCACACGCCCGCCACGATCCACAACATCAGCTTTTGATAACGCGGTCCGTGCTGCCAGAAGTCGATGAGGATGACGCGGATTCCGTTGAGGGCGTGGTAAAGCACCGCCGCCACGAGGCCGATCTCCATCAGACCGACGATCGGAGTCTTGTAGGTGTTGATGACCTCGTTGTAGGACTCGGGGCTGACCCGCACCAGCGCTGTGTCCAGCACGTGCACCAGCAGGAAGAAGAAGATGGTGGCCCCGGTGATGCGGTGCAGCACCCAGGACCACATGCCCGGATCACCGCGGTACAGGGATCGTCTGCGCGACGGATGGGGAACCGGCGCAGGCACCGCCGGTGTCGCGGGTGTCGCAGTACTCATCTGGCCTCCAACGCCATCGGTGGACGCTTGGGCTCGGAGCCGTACCGGCGGCGACGTCCGGCTCGGCTGAAAAGAACCTGCCCAAACCTCGGGGCGACTCTAAACCCACTTCTACAGCTAAACGAACTACGGTTTAGCCGTCTACATGGTCAAAAACGCGAAAGTTAGGGTTACCTATTCCGGACGGCGGTCGGCGGGCCACATTTTCGGAATGCATTCAGAATCGACCCCTGCGAGGTTGCGATGACATCCGAGATCGACTGGAAAATGTTGCGGCACAAGGCAACTGAAGCCTCAGCTCACGCCTACGCGCCGTATTCCGGGTTCGCGGTCGGTGCGGCCGCGCTGGTCGACGACCACCGATTGGTGGCGGGCTGCAATGTGGAAAATGTCTCATATGGCCTAGGTCTCTGTGCCGAGTGCGCTGTGGTTTGCGCGCTGCATTCCAGCGGCGGCGGACGGCTGATCGCGCTGTCATGTGTGGACGCGACCGGCGAGGTGCTGATGCCCTGCGGGCGCTGCCGGCAGGTGCTTCTCGAGCACGGCGGAGCCGAACTGCTGATCGATCATCCGCTCGGTCCTCGGCCGCTGAGCGTGCTGCTTCCCGACGCGTTCGGCCCGCAGGACCTGGCCCGCGTCAACGAGCCCGCACACGAAGAAACACCGTGACCGGCTTCATATTTAGCCCGTTTGAGGCGGCCACACCCGGGTAGTCCTGTGCCGTCACTCATGCGCATAAGGAGGCGACACATGGAGAGTCGGGTCAAGGCGTTGGGGCACGCGATTCATCCCATGCTCATACCGTTCCCGCTCGGCCTGCTGGCCACGGCGGTGGTGTTCGACATCGTGTATCTGGTGACCGACCGGCCCGGATTCGCGGTCGCGTCGGGCTACATGATCGGAGCGGGGATCATCGGCGGATTGTTGGCGGCGCCGTTCGGCTGGATCGACTGGTTCAAGATCCCGGCGGGCACCAGGGCCAAGAGCATCGGGCTGGTGCACGGCCTTGGCAACGTCGTGGTGGTGGTGTTGTTCGCGGTGAGTTGGCTGCTGCGGGTCAGCAACGGCTGGGATCCCACGGCGTGGGCGCTGGCGTGCAGCTTCGTGGCAGTGGTGCTGGCCGTCGCGACCGCGTGGATGGGCGGCGAACTGGTCGAGCGTCTTGGCGTCGGTGTCGACGAGGGTGCGGCCATCGACGCGCCGAGCTCGCTGAGCCACCGGCACGTGACCGCGTAGCCGAATTCCGTTGCCCGTCACCGGTAACGTAGCGCCGGTGACGGCGTTTGATGCTCCGACCGTCATCCGGACCAAGCGCGACGGCGGTGTGCTCTCGGATGATGCGATCGACTGGGTGATCGACGGCTACACCAACGGCCGGGTGGCCGACGAGCAGATGTCGGCGTTGTTGATGGCGATCTACCTGCGCGGCATGACGGGTGCCGAAATCGCCCGCTGGACCGCCGCGATGGTGAACTCCGGTGTGCGGTTGGATTTTACGGATCTGCGACGGGACGGCAAGCCGCTGGCGCTGGTGGACAAACATTCGACGGGCGGGGTCGGCGACAAGATCACCATCCCGTTGGTGCCGGTCGTGATGGCGTGCGGGGGAGCCGTGCCGCAGGCGGCCGGACGCGGCCTCGGGCACACCGGCGGCACCCTCGACAAGCTGGAGTCCATCGCGGGTTTCACCGCGGAAATCTCCAAAGCCCAGATTCGCCAACAACTTTGCGATCTGGGCGCGGCCATCTTCGCCGCCGGTGAGCTGG
It contains:
- a CDS encoding succinate dehydrogenase iron-sulfur subunit, which gives rise to MSAPAVDTTEGAAPPVPEGAVMITLKIARFNPEDPDAAGWQSFRVPCLPTDRLLNLLHYVKWYLDGTLTFRRSCAHGVCGSDAMRINGVNRLACKVLMRDMLPKKPGKQLTITIEPIRGLPVEKDLVVNMEPFFDAYRAVKPFLITSGNPPTRERIQSQTDRMRYDDTTKCILCACCTTSCPVYWSEGSYFGPAAIVNAHRFIFDSRDEGAAERLDILNEVDGVWRCRTTFNCTESCPRGIQVTQAIQEVKRALMFAR
- the sdhA gene encoding succinate dehydrogenase flavoprotein subunit; translation: MLIEHRYDVVIVGAGGAGMRAAVEAGPRVRTAVLTKLYPTRSHTGAAQGGMCAALANVEEDNWEWHTFDTVKGGDYLADQDAVEIMCKEAIDAVLDLEKMGMPFNRTPEGRIDQRRFGGHTRDHGKAPVRRACYAADRTGHMILQTLYQNCVKHDVQFFNEFYALDLALTETAAGPVATGVIAYELATGDIHVFHAKAIVLATGGSGRMYKTTSNAHTLTGDGLGIVFRKGLPLEDMEFHQFHPTGLAGLGILISEAVRGEGGILLNSEGERFMERYAPTIKDLAPRDIVARSMVREVLEGRGAGPHKDYVYIDVRHLGEDVLNTKLPDITEFARTYLGVDPVKELVPVYPTCHYVMGGIPTTVSGQVLRDNTTPLPGLYAAGECACVSVHGANRLGTNSLLDINVFGRRAGIAASNYALGHDHVDLPSDPAGMVVSWVGDILSEHGNERVADIRTALQQSMDNNAAVFRTEETLKQALTDIHALKERYARITVHDKGKRYNSDLLEAIELGFLLELAEVTVVGALNRKESRGGHAREDYPNRDDTNYMRHTMAYKEGSELLSDIRLDYKPVVMTRYEPMERKY
- a CDS encoding succinate dehydrogenase hydrophobic membrane anchor subunit, whose translation is MTDTSGTTWTPHHREGRLAPVQEKEHDRPASLDHPRAPRRPRGIPYFEKYAWLFMRFSGVALVVLALGHLFIGLVWDGGVYRIDFNYVAQRWASPFWQIWDMALLWLAMVHGANGMRTIIGDYARKNITKFYLNSLLLLVTGFTLVLGTYVLVTFDANIS
- the sdhC gene encoding succinate dehydrogenase, cytochrome b556 subunit; the encoded protein is MSTATPATPAVPAPVPHPSRRRSLYRGDPGMWSWVLHRITGATIFFFLLVHVLDTALVRVSPESYNEVINTYKTPIVGLMEIGLVAAVLYHALNGIRVILIDFWQHGPRYQKLMLWIVAGVWLAVMIPTLGVIGMHMAERFL
- a CDS encoding cytidine deaminase; its protein translation is MTSEIDWKMLRHKATEASAHAYAPYSGFAVGAAALVDDHRLVAGCNVENVSYGLGLCAECAVVCALHSSGGGRLIALSCVDATGEVLMPCGRCRQVLLEHGGAELLIDHPLGPRPLSVLLPDAFGPQDLARVNEPAHEETP
- a CDS encoding DUF2231 domain-containing protein, whose protein sequence is MESRVKALGHAIHPMLIPFPLGLLATAVVFDIVYLVTDRPGFAVASGYMIGAGIIGGLLAAPFGWIDWFKIPAGTRAKSIGLVHGLGNVVVVVLFAVSWLLRVSNGWDPTAWALACSFVAVVLAVATAWMGGELVERLGVGVDEGAAIDAPSSLSHRHVTA